One segment of Primulina tabacum isolate GXHZ01 chromosome 6, ASM2559414v2, whole genome shotgun sequence DNA contains the following:
- the LOC142549552 gene encoding nascent polypeptide-associated complex subunit beta-like produces MNVEKLMKMAGSVRTGGKGTVRRKKKAVHKTTTTDDKRLQSTLKRIGVNAIPGIEEVNIFKEDVVIQFLNPKVQASVAANTWVVSGTPQTKNLQDILPQIIHQLGPDNLENLKKLAEQFKKQAPTSGTGAPEDDGDEVPDLVEGETFEAAAEEGHNHAS; encoded by the exons ATGAATGTGGAGAAACTAATGAAGATGGCTGGTTCAGTCAGGACCGGCGGGAAGGGTACTGTGAGAAG GAAGAAGAAGGCTGTTCACAAGACAACCACAACAGATGACAAAAGGCTTCAAAGCACCTTGAAAAGAATAGGGGTGAATGCCATACCTGGAATCGAAGAAGTCAACATTTTCAAGGAGGATGTGGTTATCCAGTTCCTTAACCCAAAAG tTCAAGCTTCTGTTGCTGCAAACACTTGGGTTGTCAGTGGAACTCCTCAGACCAAGA ATTTGCAAGACATTCTTCCTCAAATTATTCACCAATTAG GTCCAGATAACTTGGAGAATTTGAAGAAATTAGCAGAACAGTTCAAAAAACAAGCTCCCACTTCTGGCACCGGAGCACCAGAAGACGATGGTGATGAGGTGCCAGATCTTGTTGAAGGTGAGACGTTTGAAGCAGCTGCCGAGGAAGGCCATAATCACGCTTCTTAG